A section of the Candidatus Rokuibacteriota bacterium genome encodes:
- a CDS encoding thiolase, giving the protein KNREPITIADVLNSRPICYPFNVLNICLVTDAGGAVVLTRADRAKDCAKKPVYVRGAGEATEHVMLTQMKNLTFSEATRMSGGKAFTMAGVTHKDFNHLMFYDAFTSGPPIMLESLGFCKPGEGVHFFDNGKSTPGGSLPINTNGGGLSYTHSGMYGIFPIIEAARQLRGECGPRQVPNCKVSLVNGMGGMLSAAGTLVLSSEK; this is encoded by the coding sequence AAGAACCGCGAGCCCATCACCATTGCGGATGTGCTCAACTCGCGCCCCATCTGCTACCCGTTCAATGTCCTGAACATCTGCCTCGTGACCGACGCGGGCGGCGCCGTCGTACTGACGCGCGCCGACCGCGCGAAGGACTGCGCCAAGAAGCCCGTCTACGTCCGCGGCGCGGGCGAGGCGACCGAGCACGTGATGCTGACGCAGATGAAGAACCTGACCTTCAGCGAGGCCACGCGCATGTCCGGCGGCAAGGCCTTCACGATGGCCGGCGTCACCCACAAGGACTTCAACCACCTCATGTTCTACGACGCCTTCACCTCGGGGCCGCCGATCATGCTCGAGTCCTTGGGCTTCTGTAAGCCGGGCGAGGGCGTCCACTTCTTCGACAACGGCAAATCCACCCCCGGCGGCTCGCTGCCCATCAACACCAACGGCGGCGGCCTCTCCTACACCCACTCCGGCATGTACGGCATCTTCCCCATCATCGAGGCGGCCCGCCAGCTCCGCGGCGAATGCGGCCCCCGCCAGGTACCCAACTGCAAGGTCTCCCTCGTCAACGGCATGGGCGGCATGCTGTCGGCGGCTGGCACGCTGGTGCTGTCCAGCGAGAAGTAG